A stretch of DNA from Paramisgurnus dabryanus chromosome 19, PD_genome_1.1, whole genome shotgun sequence:
aacatgtaacttccggtaaactccgctaagaataaataacaacaaagtactgtaagcgtagtttatttataaaacaagctaaattaacaacacgtagattacctaggaaaccgaaacatttgttattttagaCGAGgttttgttcaagagttcagtttagcaactgaaaccggaagtaaagtttggaccagacgcttatcgtgcatccgatgaaaccgtctatagaggATAACATGAATTGCTGTACATCTGATATGGCCTGGGGGAATTATAAGATAATTTTAATATTGGGGTTAACTGCTCCTTTACTTCTTCTACAATAGACTACAGACATATCTACGCATGACCACGAGTGTCCAAACACAGAAGGCTACGATAACAAACTCCACAGAGATGACCGAAAACACGCTAAAGGCCGCAACCTGGACATCTTTAGCGAGGTCAGTTTTCAATGCATTGtttgttaccttttaagatccACTGGAAAGATCTCAAGTGGATTCTTGTGTTATTTATGTTAGGAATCAAGCAGACCAGTGCCTGTTCTGTCTTCGTCTGTGTATGGACGGTTTTCATCACCACACCATGACCCAGGGAAGAGATCTCCTCGTGTCAATCACATTCGTTCTGACTTTTATAGCAAAAATGGAATCACAATGGAGGGAGGCTATGGGTCTGTGAAACCTTGAGACAATAAGCAATAAAAATATCCATGTACAGTACAAATAGAACAGTATGAATTATTACATACCCTaatattaaaggcggggtgcatgatttttgaaaaacactttgagtaccaaaacacacttgtagccaatcagcagtaaggggcgtgacTACTAATCATCATCGTTGCAtaggttgcatatgtgtggggcgagtctatcaaaaaaagtccagattctattggggtaggggtttgtttgttttggtgatttcaaatgtcaacattggctttcagagatcatgcaccccacctttaaggtTCGAAACCTCACTATTAAGGTTCGAAACACTTGAGCATTAGTTTATTATCATTAATATCAGAGCTATTTATATCTTTCTATATATTCATTTATTGTTGTGCCGTTGTACACAGATTCAAAAAACAGACACTTTGACATTTCTCTAGAAATTTTTAATGGATAACAAAGTGATAGCATTAAAACTTTGCCACcttttgtaaatatttctttattttacaaaaaaacttttgctgTTTTAAATAGATTGGGCAAAACACAGTTACACTTAGCAATCCATTACTTATAAAGCAATGCGAAGAAATCTTGCACTGTAGAGCTCAACTATAATAGGCCTACATTGTGTTTTCAATATATAAGTGGTGTATTTAACTGTACATGTACTGTACAACTGTATTTAATCGCTATCTTGATGAAAACGATTATTTGACTTGTGTACGTTTGAGGTTCAAGGCATTACATTCCCTTGTGATAAAGATCTGGTCATCTCAGTGTGAACAAAGAAGGTCTTGAGTTCCCCCTTTCCTTTAACATTGATGATCCCTCGACAGGAACACACGTACCCCAACGTCTGTAAGATCCGACTTGTCTCCTCTGTGACCTGGAGAAGAAAGGATGATAGATCCACCGCTCATTAATATTTCAACAAGCACTTAAACCACATTAAAAGTAGGTCAGAAGGAGCTACCTGTATCTTCCCCAGTACTCCTGTGCTTTCCATTCGACTGGCCACGTTTACAGTGTTACCCCAGATATCATACTGCGGTTTTTGCGCTCCAATTACACCCGCGATTACCGGCCCGTGGTTTATTCCTGATAAGAGAGGCAGGAAACTTCCTCAATGTTTCCACCCACAGATTGTTTAGAGAATCTGCCATAATTAGCAAGTGATAACAGTATTAAGGACCGTTCACACTATAATAAATCATGTTTGGCATTAAACAAGTAAAGCAGAAGCAGGTCATCTACCTCTATTTATGGGACTGGTTAACTCTGCAGTACGTACATTTAGATTTAACATaatattattgttaatataaTACTACATTAGTGTACGGTGTTCATAGTTATTGTTATAGGGTGCATCTCAATCAGCTTCTGTGTTCAGTAGTCAGGacactgatatatatatatatatatatatatatatatatatatatatatatatatatatgtaagggataatccacggctagccatgcattaaagggttttaatgcacgacgtagaggcgaagaaccacccgacgcgtagcggagggtggttgtctctgcgaagtgcattaaaaccctttaatgcatggctagccgtggattatcccgcttataccttggttatttgccaagttaaagctgtaattaatgttaacagtgTGATTTTCTATCAGACGGGTAAAAATTACGGTCATTttcttaagttaaggctcgcactccatccgctttaaataaagtagtgctgaaataaaacctgcacactttaaagagagacgcacttatgtctctctctctctctctctctctctctctctacaagagtaactgtgttactatggttaccaatgtttatagtagcagattaatttctaactgtaatcaaactgactggaactacctgtgcattaaatggttttaatgcacaccttccagccaatcagaatcgagtatttaaacagaccatggtataaatatatatatgtggcATCTACTTACATATATATCTAATATTCGATGtgtatatctatggtccgaggtgGTGCAAAATAGTGGAGGTGGgggctaatttgcatatttacatCTAGGGTCCGAGCTGAAAACACATAGTTCACGAATGAATCATGTGAAACCGACTTGAAACTGTCGAATGTGGCATCTACTTACATATATCTTTGGTCTGAGGTGCTGCAAAATAGTGGGGGCGGAACTAATTCACATTTTTATATCTATGGTTGAGCTGCAAATGCACAGTTTACGTATGCAAGATGTAAAACTGGACTTGAAACTGTCGGATGTGGCATCTACTTACATATATATCTTTGGTCCGAGGGGGTGCGAAAGAGTGGAGAcagggactaatttgcatatttatatctatggtctgcGCTGCAAACGCGCAGTTCACGCGTTCATCGTGTGAAACCAGACTTGAAACGGCCAATTGTTGCATCTATTTACATAAagtatatatctatggtctgaggTGATGCAAAATAGTGGGGGCGGGGACTAattcacatttttatatttatggtcGTGCTGCCAATGCACAGTTCACGTATGCAACGTGTAAAACTGGACTTGAAACTGTTGAATGTGGCATCtacttacatatatatatatatttggtcCGAGGTGGTGCGGAAGAGTGGAGACGGGGAATAATTTgaatatttatatctatggtctgagctgCAAACGCGCAGTTCACGTGTGCAACCCATGAAAACAGACTTAAAAATGCCGAACTTTTGCAGGCAAAACAGTGGAGGcgggactaatttgcatttttatatctatggtccgagctgcaaacacagtttacgtGTGCATTGTGTGAAACCAGACTTGAAATGGACAATTGTTGAATCtatttatatctatatatatggtCCAAGGTGATGCAAAAGAGTAGACGctgggactaatttgcatattcatttaAGATAGAGAGTCAAGAGTGATGTTGTTTCTGCGTGTTTCTAATAAATATCAGAGGTGACGTCTCACAGCGTAttttaatagtcacgtcacCAGAAAATAAGTAAAGTGTCTTGATGTATAGTGAGCCATTGTCCTTATACCAATGCCCGTGTACACAGTTTATAGTGATTTACGACCTTGGGAGCTAGGGAACTAATTGAGACACACAGATAGTTATCGTCATAGTGTGAACGGCCCATACAGAGTGCTTATAGCTACACTTCCATTTACAATTATTTCctcagcagatgcttttatccaaagtgactaacAAATGAGAGAGCAATAACTGGTAGAGGTCATGGGGTTGAGCTGATAGTGTACTGTATATCTTAAACACACcctaagtcactttggataaaagcatttgccaaatgcttaaatgtaaagCAATGCTTACCCACTCGCAATCTGAAGTCATTAAAGGAATGCTTGTTGATGACGTCAAGCTTCCCCACCAAAGCAAATGCAAACTCTACCATTGTTCCAATGTGCATATACTGCCGGTCATGATCCTTTAAAATAAGTACAGTAAACTATCATTTCACTTGGACGTTTCTGAATTGATTCAATCCAGCAGCACATGTTGTCAATATGAGAATAATGATTTAAGACAGATTTACATATGCATATTCTGGTCCAGGGGTCACGTTCAGCCCGGTGGCAGCCATATATGTGCTTCCAATGGTTTTGATCTTCTCCACACCACTGAATTTGGGTTTAGACAGCAACTTTGAGGTACAAGGGTGTAATTGTGATTATAGAGTCAAAGTCATTACTTGAACTTAAGACTTGTAATATGTcaccctgcctttaaaaacTCTGatttaatgaaacaaaaatcaacATCTACAGAATATGAATGTTTAAGGTACCTCATCAAAATCTGCTATGATCTCATTGAGGAGTCGGAGACACTCCAAACCCTCCTTATTAACGTCTGATTCTGTGTAAAATTCCTTGAAATCTGGGATAGAGGCGAACATGACGCACACCAGATCGTATGACTGGTGGTAGAGGTCCTGTTGAATATACACAGTAAAGCATAAAGATGACAAATTAGCTACGACAAAGGAAGCTCAAAAATAAGTTCAAAGACTGACAGTCTCACCTCATTCTTCCAGTTACGACCCAAGAAATGTTCAGCCACGTGAGCGGGTAGAACGTTCTCCAAAAGCACCCGGTTCAGGTTCTCCATGGTCTCGATCTCCTCGCACTCCTTCTTAAACTTGTTCCTCCAGAGGAAGTCTAACCTACAGTAATATTCATTCTGTTACAAGAGGACAGAAGTAAAGAGATGGTACACATTTGATCACCTCACGTGGCTTTCAAGATGacaaagaagaagcagaattAAATGCACACAAGgacagtactgtatgtatttatggtttgtttcagaaaaactGGCTGTCACTATGAAAAAATGATAATTGATTAATATAAATTACTTCAATTTTCTCAGTATGGCATCTTTGTGTTTGAGCAGGCATTCGTCATGGAAACAGATTTTCCAAATCAGAGAAATTGGTACTTTGAAAGGTATGTTAAGAGTCATTCGTTTTTGCTTATTGTTTATCTCTCATTATGAGTGTGCATGTCAAGTACAAAGTTCATCAGACGGAGCTATTATCTGAGGACAAACAGTCCCTTAAAAGCACATAATGAAGTCTGACCCAGTCGACCTGCATGCAGAAGGCTGAAAAACATGCAATTTCCTATATTCTGTGCTGAGATTATATGTTATTTCTTATAATGCCATGTTTTGAACCCTTTACATTATGAGGGAAGAAATATCCACACTGCCAAATGTTACAGAATACTTGTATGCAGTTAGACGCCTTACTAAACCTACTGGGAGAACATTTGTATATGGCACAACAATTTGCGGAAATTGCATAATCCTCTTTTGTCATTGCATTTACTGTCTACAACATTGTCTAGAAGTATCCATTACATTAGATTATATAATATCCAATTAtaaactttaaattaaaaattaaaagtctgtcatcattgtttcaagttgtttcaaacctgtatgaattacaCTGTATGAATTacatattttgatgaatgtttgtaacaaaacagatctggggcaccattgattTCAATAgcaggaaaaaataatactatgaaagtgaatggtgccccaggaTCTGTTTGGTTACGAACATTctatatcttcctttgtgttcagtagaataaaaaatatacagatTTGAAACaacttaagggtgagtaaataatgacatgactttcatgtttgggtgaactatccctttaaataaaaaaagtaaaaatttcaCATAGTACATCTTATTCTAAGCGAGAACCAACACATTGCGTGTGATACATCATTATGTACTTTAAATATGTGCTAATGTGTTAGGCAAATAAGAGCTGAGAGCTTTATGGGAGAGAAGATTTAGACACTTCTTCAGAAAAAACTTCAACTCACAGCACAAAGATTTGATAACCATATTAATGTGCACTTGAAAGACTCACCTGCCTCGCCAACACAAGCAAAGTGATGAAGAAAATGAACAATGATACAGAGCCCATGGTCTTCAAATCTTTAAGGACACCTGGtctaaaaaaaagagaaatagaaaaaTCTAAATCAGAGACAAAACCAGAGATGAAAAGTATAGCTTGCGTAGAGCTCGTCTCTTAATTTTATGACTTTTAGGAATTTTATTGagacacaaacaaaaataaccaaagcaGAAAATAACAAGAGAGAAGGCGATAAAATAGCAGAATAAAATGAATTGTAAGATTTTAGGAACTGACCTGTGTTCGAATTATATCAAAGATTATGGGGGTCCCCAACTAAGCCACCCCCCGCCCCCCGTCATTACAGGGTTGCTTTGATTTCACAAAGtaggatgtgatcctggatcaaccttttttattttttggatcAACGTTTAAATCAAAGCaaagaagaatttttttaactcattccccgccagcattttttgtgattttcacaaaagtttcacaaaatgccttccaggtaaattttcttctaaaaatatataaacatacaaatatatcaacaaacaaacaaaacggggaaaaacctttcatcctacctatatttttttctctgcttataaactacTAAATATGgttgtttttctttaaaaatactaatttttgagcaaaaagcagaaataattgcatttttgtgaaagaattttgttagagatcagattcagaatgattatgaAAACATACAAAGTAAATAACTTtctggcttcagtttttttttaataaatatgatAAGTGCACCAACAAGTGGATAattgcggtattgcagattaaaataaaagttcttcaatataaatgttttctcttaattgacgagataactcgtcaatggcagggaaaaaGTTAAAAGCCCCTAACTCAATTCTAAATCTATcaatctgtcaattcctccaaaAAATCAGCGTGAGGCGCTCtagagtttacatttatttcagacagaaatcttttgcaTTGGTTTATTgtgaaattgggacaaataatggacagtatcCCTTTGTGGCAGCGCAGCACGAcaattttaaattaatgtagtattttaatttttttttaaaccaggtGACCCCTCtgctttatatttttgtgctttatagggGGACCCTCAATGGGGGACCACCCCGGACCCCTAAATCTGAACACTGGAACTGACTGATTCAGTTTAACCTGGGAAAACCCATGTGGTCAAATTTGGCCACTGTTAATTGCTGTGACCCAAAATCTTCTGTAAGATCTGTAAGATCTTTGAtgcctttaaagcaacactatgtagtttttttacctttaaataatgtctctaaaattatttcagtgatagaacaacttttaactggacaaattgtactgttgctgcaacctgagcaacctcctagctgctacaagcacactctgaaagtggccgtggagggtaggaaacacagccccgcccctccccctgcctgcaaaagagtgtctgataccaggcactgttgcgcttttcaaccacatgggggagctgtaagtcatttttacatggaaactacatagtgttgctttaacaaaaGTTCCAAAATTTCCAACTGCATCTATGTGCACAATTCTTTTTTTATCCCTCCATTCATTCATTATGTGTGTGCATAAGAATATATGCATTTGAATATTTATAGAAGTCTAATACCGTCGTGTGCTATTGTAGAGCGCCATGCTGTAATGGTCCAGTATTGGGGCATGAGTCTGAAGAATGATGATATTATAAGCCACTACAGCAGCAGTCATGATGACCATCTTCAGCTCATAGTTTATCCTCAGGAACACAGAGCATGAGATCAATCCCAGAATGCAGCTGTAGATGAAGTACTGTTGGGGCAGAGACAGCCAATCACATTTACAGGGCCAAAAGCAAATAGAAAATCCCAACTATCTTTCCAATAAAGACATAACTAACTGCAAATTATATAATAGAGTTGGTCTCTCAAAATACAGGTttgtatttaattaaaaatcttAATATAGCAGTTGTGTAACTGCTGGTACAATCATAATCAAAGTGATTTGTTcagcttttttaaatgattatatttttcattattttaatgATTAGGTACTGGTTATCATGGATCACAAGATGTTATAggccagtggttcttaaactgggggCCACGGGATGGTGCCAGGGCACCCAagttttatgaaattttataaaatacagtcatttatcatgaattttgtgtaattaaaccttaaaaaaaataaggctactaagcAACAggactactttgtataatttaataaatgtacCGTACACAAAAGGGGCCGCaaactgaaaaagtttgagaaccactgtaatAGGCCATAAAAGTATAATATTTCCTGTAAAAAGTGTCTAGTATAGTTGAAAATTATAATTTCCTGTTGTCCGAATTAGTCAAATCTGTTACTGTTAAACTTTGTTAACAAGGTAGagtaacagtgttgacagtcgtgtgtgtgtttctttagATGACAGTTCTTTTACATACTGATTTTAGGCTATGTTAGACactttttacagaaaatataataatgttaaggcctgtaacatcttgtgatccatgacactgactacgtttacatgtacaccaataatgcaattatttttaataatcagAGTAAGGAGTTAATGGCAGTAAGACGTTTCCATGACTTTACTCCtgtttacatgcagtttttattttcttataattcacaCATTCACACAATGTTTCAATTTAGTTTCGTAAAAGTGACAAACACGTTCTCATGGATGAATTTCATTATTCTGTGCCGTGCTGAAGACAGAAATATTATGACAGGTTTGCTGTAATTTCATTTGAGCTGTTTCTGGATGAAGGCAGACTGCTGACAGCGAGTCATGTTGACAGAGTTCAGGGAAAACTTCCTAATGTCTAGCTTAAAATGAATTTGCGCTAAAGGTGTGTGACTAAAACACACACTTTagtaacggtacattcacacggggcgtaagcgttaacgcttcccatttactttcaatgggtgacgtcacgtgTTGCCGAATTAAATTGTGGATTTGTCTTCACCGCATCACTGCCGTTGCTtgtggcagaagttgaacatttcccAACTTTTCAAGCAGCAACGCGTGCgttagccaatcagatcgccttgtgcaaataacctaggcagagccagccaattacgtttatggaagaccggagcatgtattgtggccactgtgattggctgctGGCCacacttcagacaagccttccgccAAGCGTTTAttgccccgtgtgaatgtaccgttagtGCGGTATAAATGTGATTAAAGCGTTAACATGGACACATCCCTGCTGGAAAAAcaagcataattcccatgctggtttagctggtggtcagcTGGTTTTTCCAGTAGGGATACTGCGATTAAAAACAGCATTCGCCACCTGTTTAAACACGATTATACTTACTGCGATTATAAGCTTAATcgtattatttttattgaaatactgtgtttacatgaggtaaagtataaTCTCAATATTGCCAAAATCCTATTATAAGGATAAAGATGAGGGTGCATAAACGTGgtcaattattttaaaaatataaccatttaaaaaagcagaACAAATAATGACTGTGAAAATCAAAAGTACCTGCAATTATATAATTActcacatgaaaaaaaaaatgctgggttattttgaaaccagcgttgggtcaaaaggggACGAaggttgggttaaattaacccagatttttttatatttgacccaacaatgggtcaAAACAACTTAGCAACTCTTTTTATTGAAGCAACCCTGCATAGATTCAGTTACAACACAAAGggctcatccctttttgacattgaaaataatccagcattttAGGAGTGTAGGTTCATAATCTATATCACTTTATTGAGTACTGTTTTCAAAATCCTCAAGTAAAAAAAGAAGGTTTAAAATATATCCAAGGTCCCTTAAAATTGCTCTTATTGAGCTCCATTGAGAACtctgaacaaacaatgaacttGCTTGTAAAAATGTCAGCAGACTCCACAAGACCCCTAAGGTTTTCACTGATGGGTTATGGACATTGGTTATTGATGTTTCTAAGAAACCATGCTTTTATCTAAAACAGACACTTGTTTTCTAACCAGTTCCAGGAATTCATTCTCAGTTATGTTTTTCTCCACAATCTTGTTAGAAATGGGTAGAAATGTAATGTATTTAAGCATGACGCTGTTCTTAATGCTACACTGCTGTGGTGATGCTGGTGGGACACATCTTCCAGTTATAAAATACTGTGTTGCAACTATACATTGCTTCCCTTTGTGAAATGTTGTATTTGTGACCTATTTTGAGATTTCAACCAGCTGGATATTAACTTACTGGCAGGTAGAACTTGTTGTTTGGAGAGCTGCTGTCGTTAAGTGGCGTTATGTCATCGCCCATGAAGAACTTAAAACACAACAGatggagaaaaacaaaatgtagaGCATTACAACAAAAACATGCATTCTTACATCAGGTGCATTTTATAATTAATATGCATCACAAAAAttcattacatattttttacccAAGTGTTGAGTTAAATTTAGCAACAAATTAAGCTACATATAGTAATCAGTAGGGTTGAAGCAGATTAGAAAAGCAGAAAAGACTCTCTTTTGACTATTTAAAAAGATGCAAAGATTTTTAAGATGCTGAGAAATGTGACCCTGTTAAATTTGGCCAGCAACTCACTTTTAATAGAACTTGTTCACACATTTTTCAATGTCCAAATACTTTTTGAGGACAATGTAACTTTTTGGGGCACCATATTGAATAATTGATCTACAAACTAAGACAGAACCAGGGCATTTCAAGTTTGCTTCTGGGACGGCTGAAAGGTCATGATGATCTAaaccagcacacacacacacacacacacacacacacacacacacacacacacacacacacacacacacacacacacacacacacacacacacggtatCAACATAAAGGGATGGTTtaccggacagggattagactaatcctagactaaaattaatgtaagagctttccaaactgaaaacaacttgcactgacatatctaaaaatacatcagtgctcttTTTTTGCATCAGAATGCATGtaagtaatgttttagtaaggcatgtttgttacaGTAAAGGGggcatggcatgaaaatctgactttttccatgtttaagtgctataattgggttcccagtgcttctattaacctaaaaaatgtgaaaaagatcaacccagtatcttagttttggtaaaccatccTCTGCAAGCACTTACAAAATTAGGtgattgaaatttggctctccttatgatgtcataaggggatcttattataataataccgccccatAATCCGCAcaatccaaccacggcacagccatttagtgcagagagattGAGTTTCAATATCAACAAACCaacatcattgtgatcagtgtttgaatttcatccactcatttgcattttacaggacatacccaaaacggcacatttttgctcacacctacaaagtgacaatttgtacatgctataataaattatctatatggtattttgagctaaaacttcacatgtgtgctctggggacaccaaagattttttttacatctttaaaaagacatgggccctttaaaactagttatattttctaattaaactaaggtctagtcctgtcttaaagggaccatttaacatgtccgcccaaaaaaaaatcaattcatactccacacgccaaacagacgggggcagtatacctccagaaaagtgagttggtctattttaatttagcagctgcaaattcagcagcatatatcaagtttgatttacattagcaactaagttatcattagtcacaaaaaaaaacattctgtctcattaaaattgcaatgttttccgctacgtttcgtgcgtccatttggtgttcattataatcgaagacatttcaagcttcttagctaatgttacattttagcatcagcttggtagataacgggtgaaaaccggatcggatccgtgggtagagctaactattaaacgttaacagctaaggatgcgcaataatttgcatgcgatagtcattgcgcttctcgtcagtgaagccggtttcttgattaaaagtgaatcgccatcagctgctttcagatggagccacatttactgcacaaagccgtagttcatgtacaagctgagcataggttatggcaatgcctattataagtgaacttctagcgaaatactaacagcatcttacttaccaatcgaaaagaaaagttgtcatttcggagtcgaacctcatttctttcatgtccattagttgtctccagcgatgaaaagcagtgccagtatttactctggttgggttactttatttatcatattttatttgtgattccgagcgcgttgttccctgcagcaaatgtttgtggtaacatagtggtaaatgtctcttgctttagccattcttccgctctcttccctgaactgaaatacgtccgaaacccctattgcaaggcaggaaggcatcaaggcatgtccgaatccatggctgtccgaattgcatttctctgagctgcattcataaatcttaaatcaacaagtcagctgccttagttttcggacgcagcggtactagtagagggctgtactcccacttattcgtgtattgcagtttggctggcggttatgtgcgtggcccgcataccgcctcccatggtcgaaactggtattacaacaccagtcgggctgtagctagtaatttagcatgctaattcagatttatatttctgcagcactataccttgtcatttttttaatgacatctttgcccttatttcttctcattTTTTTGATGCGTGtaactaatttttaaaaatcttttacctcaattattacaaatggcacctttaagttaatccctgtctgggaaatcaCCCCTTAATGATTTAACACCTCAGGCCAAGCAGATCTTAACCAATTAACATGAACCTAAATCACCTAATTTCTCTTATTGACAAACAGACATTCATTGGGTTCAGGGCACTTCATAATCCATACTAACTAAATCTACTGGGTTTAAGTAGGAGTTGGGAAAAACTGCTATGGAGGGCTGTAAATAGGCTGCACAATTTTTATGGACTACTTTTATAGTgcatttattgcattatttaagATTTATCAAGTCTACCTGCCttgtattaaaaataacatCTTGATCTTTGTTTTAACTATGCCTTTAATGGGCGTAACTTACTGTACATTGCATAGCAGTATTGCTTATTTTTAGGGATTGAAATGCACATGTAAAAACAAGAGCAAGACTTTTGATATTACCATTATTTCTCAAGAGTTCCTTGAAATGGTGAGCTATAAAGCCAGTTGACGTTATTGACATAACCCTATGAAGTGCCCATGATGAAAGCAGGGAGCCTATCAAACACGCTCATGCACAGTCATACTGATTCTTATGAATCATGACTGAATCACAGTCAAATGAAGCCCAATCTAGTCGATAGGACGGGTATTAGGTGGCAGTGATACTTACCATGTTGAACACGGCCATTACCAGGATAAGTGCAGTGGTTGCCATGGTGAGCGCAAGTCTTATCCAGGGCTTGTTGGTGATGAC
This window harbors:
- the cfap90 gene encoding cilia- and flagella-associated protein 90, giving the protein MDVSAEAKSRPLCTLSVFSFIPARRTEPKEMRYFNTISKTTDISTHDHECPNTEGYDNKLHRDDRKHAKGRNLDIFSEESSRPVPVLSSSVYGRFSSPHHDPGKRSPRVNHIRSDFYSKNGITMEGGYGSVKP